The Agrobacterium vitis genome has a segment encoding these proteins:
- a CDS encoding GNAT family N-acetyltransferase, which translates to MPDEPMVSRVPVLETERLRLRGHCLEDFEASARMWADERVVRYISGKPSSRSDSWSRLLRYIGHWQALSFGYWVVEDRTSGDYLGEVGFANYKRDITPPLDEVPEIGWVLIADAHGRGIATEAVAAALGWGDRHFAHEETVCLFDPQHQASIRVAEKSGYIRKGEVTYMGRPTLVMNRMRPSSVSAPDFG; encoded by the coding sequence ATGCCGGATGAGCCAATGGTGTCGCGCGTGCCTGTTCTTGAAACCGAAAGGCTGCGATTGCGCGGCCATTGCCTTGAGGATTTCGAGGCATCTGCCCGGATGTGGGCGGACGAGAGAGTGGTGCGCTATATCAGCGGGAAGCCATCGAGCCGCTCCGACAGCTGGTCGCGACTGCTGCGCTATATCGGCCATTGGCAGGCACTATCTTTCGGCTATTGGGTTGTCGAAGACCGGACCAGCGGAGATTATCTCGGCGAAGTCGGCTTTGCCAATTACAAGCGCGATATCACCCCGCCCTTGGACGAGGTGCCGGAAATTGGCTGGGTGCTGATTGCCGATGCCCATGGCCGGGGCATTGCCACCGAAGCCGTCGCCGCCGCGCTTGGCTGGGGTGATCGGCATTTTGCCCATGAAGAAACGGTCTGCCTTTTCGATCCACAGCACCAGGCGTCGATCCGGGTTGCGGAGAAAAGCGGTTATATTCGTAAGGGTGAGGTGACCTATATGGGCAGACCGACGCTGGTCATGAACCGCATGAGGCCATCATCGGTGTCGGCGCCAGATTTCGGTTGA
- a CDS encoding pyridoxal phosphate-dependent aminotransferase: protein MVMLSTRSAVEPFHAMDILAEANRLKAAGHKVISLAVGQPGAPAPERAIRAAEVALRAGQIGYTDALGRADLRQGLADYYRRRHGTEVAAERIMVTTGSSAGFNLAFLTLFEAGDAVAIARPGYPAYRNILKALGLVVIEVPVGPETEYTLTPDSLERAARAAGVRLKGVLLASPANPTGTVTGRAALQRLALWCDDNGVSFISDEIYHGLTYGVEEASAVEFAPDAVVINSFSKYYRMTGWRIGWMVLPPALVRGVECVAQSLYISAPELSQIAAMAALEAGDELEEYRAGCRANRDFLQARLPALGMPLLSPMDGAFYAYVDVSRFTNDSMEFARRLLAQTHVAATPGLDFDPLEGHRALRISYAGTLAELTDATDRIANWLA from the coding sequence TTGGTTATGCTTTCCACCCGCAGTGCCGTCGAACCGTTTCACGCCATGGATATTCTGGCCGAGGCCAACCGGTTGAAGGCCGCAGGCCATAAGGTGATTTCTCTGGCAGTCGGCCAGCCTGGCGCGCCAGCGCCCGAGCGGGCGATCCGGGCGGCGGAAGTGGCTTTGCGGGCGGGCCAGATCGGCTATACCGACGCTCTCGGCCGTGCCGACCTGCGTCAGGGGCTTGCCGATTATTACCGTCGTCGCCACGGCACGGAGGTCGCGGCGGAGCGGATCATGGTGACGACCGGCTCGTCGGCGGGTTTCAACCTGGCATTCCTGACGCTGTTTGAGGCCGGGGACGCCGTTGCCATCGCCCGGCCCGGCTATCCCGCCTATCGCAACATCCTGAAGGCGCTGGGACTGGTGGTGATTGAAGTGCCGGTCGGTCCGGAAACGGAATATACCCTGACACCGGACAGCCTGGAGCGTGCAGCGAGGGCGGCTGGCGTGCGATTGAAAGGCGTGCTTCTGGCCAGCCCCGCCAATCCCACCGGCACGGTCACAGGCCGGGCTGCGTTACAGCGTCTGGCGCTGTGGTGCGATGACAACGGCGTCAGCTTCATCTCCGACGAGATCTATCACGGCCTGACCTATGGCGTGGAGGAAGCGAGCGCGGTGGAATTTGCGCCTGACGCCGTCGTCATCAATTCCTTCTCCAAATATTATCGGATGACCGGTTGGCGGATCGGCTGGATGGTCCTGCCCCCCGCATTGGTGCGTGGCGTGGAATGCGTCGCCCAGAGCCTCTATATTTCGGCACCCGAATTATCGCAGATTGCCGCCATGGCTGCGCTTGAGGCAGGCGATGAATTGGAAGAGTACCGGGCCGGTTGCCGCGCCAATCGTGATTTTCTCCAGGCTCGACTGCCGGCGCTGGGCATGCCGCTGCTGTCTCCCATGGATGGCGCCTTCTATGCCTATGTCGATGTCAGCCGCTTCACCAATGACAGCATGGAATTTGCCCGCAGATTGCTGGCGCAAACCCATGTGGCGGCAACGCCTGGTCTGGATTTCGACCCGTTGGAAGGTCATCGGGCCTTGCGGATTTCCTATGCGGGAACACTGGCCGAGCTGACCGATGCCACCGACCGCATCGCCAACTGGCTTGCGTGA
- a CDS encoding DsbA family protein, with product MRFFRTAVLATLIASTGLGAPAYALDDKQKQEIGDFIKEYLIAHPEIMLDVQDALQKKQDAARASQASSGIERNKAEIFNSKDDIVLGNPKGDVTIVEFFDYNCGYCRHALADMDTILKTDKNVRFVLKEFPILGPDSVAAHRVADAFRKLAPEKYSDFHHALLGSEGRATQESAIDAGVMLGVSEAALRKEMTDSPNDTSVKKVYQLAQDLGINGTPAYVIGNELVSGAIGADALQEKLTNVRTCGKSTC from the coding sequence ATACGATTTTTTCGCACTGCCGTTTTGGCAACGCTCATTGCCTCAACCGGCCTTGGCGCTCCGGCTTACGCGCTGGATGACAAGCAGAAGCAAGAAATCGGCGACTTCATCAAGGAATATCTGATCGCCCATCCGGAAATTATGCTGGATGTGCAGGACGCCTTGCAAAAGAAGCAGGATGCTGCCCGTGCCAGCCAGGCCTCCAGCGGCATTGAACGCAACAAGGCGGAGATCTTCAATTCGAAGGATGATATCGTCCTTGGCAATCCGAAGGGCGATGTGACCATCGTCGAGTTCTTCGACTATAATTGTGGCTATTGCCGACACGCACTGGCCGACATGGATACCATCCTGAAGACCGATAAGAATGTGCGGTTCGTCTTGAAGGAATTCCCGATTCTTGGGCCAGATTCGGTCGCCGCACACCGCGTTGCGGACGCATTCCGCAAGCTGGCACCGGAAAAATACAGCGACTTCCACCATGCCCTGCTTGGCAGTGAAGGTCGCGCCACGCAGGAAAGCGCCATCGATGCGGGTGTGATGCTGGGGGTTTCGGAAGCAGCCCTTCGTAAGGAAATGACTGACAGCCCCAATGACACATCCGTCAAAAAGGTCTATCAACTGGCTCAGGACCTGGGCATCAACGGCACACCCGCCTATGTGATCGGCAATGAACTGGTTTCTGGTGCCATCGGTGCCGATGCTCTCCAGGAGAAGCTGACGAATGTTCGCACCTGCGGCAAATCAACCTGCTGA